Part of the Planctomycetia bacterium genome, CACGAATCGCCGCGCGACACAGAATTACGCGCAACGGCTCCACACCGGCACGCAACCAGTGCGTTGCCGTTCGCGGCCACGGCTCGAGCGCTCGAATCTGATTCTTAATCTGCAAGGCCGTTCGGCTCCAATCGACTTCTCCGTCGGTCTTCCTGAGCCGCCGCGCCGGAGTCGCCAGCGCGGAGTCTTGCACGAGCGGCTGCACCGCCCCGACTGCCAAGCGTTCGACGATCTCGACAACCAGCGGAGCCCCCAGCGCCGCCAGCCGATGTTCCAACTCGACGGCGTTTTCTTCCGGATCGATCGCGAGTTTGGCTTGCATGAGACAAGCGCCGGCGTCGACCTTCGACGACATCTGGATCACGGTCACGCCGGTCTCCGCGTCTCCGTGGAAGATCGCCCAATTGATCGGGGCCGCGCCACGATACTTCGGCAACAAGGAGCCATGCAGGTTGATGCCGCCGAGTCGGGCCGTGTCGAGTGTGGCGTTCGAGAGAATCTGCCCGTAGTCGGCCACGATGAATAAGTCGGGACGAAGCTCGCGCAGCTGCGTACGCGATTCGTCGGTATTGATACTTTCCGGGTCGAGGATCGGCGTGCCGCGGCTTTCGGCAACGGCTCGCATCGGGCTCGGCGGAGGTGCGCGATTGCCGCGGGCCGTGCGAGCGGGCTGTGTGACGAGTGCGACGACCTCGTGCCCTTTAGCGCGAACCTCATCGCTCAGCATCGCTTCCAGCGACGGGACCGCGAACGGCCCCGTTCCCATGAAGACGATCCGTAGCGCCGCGGCGGAGGTAGTGTTCGATATCGTCATCGCGTGCGCATTCCGAGAGGGTTCGGGGCGGCAGATCTAAGTGCGCAACTTTTCCAACTCGGCCAGATGCGCAAAGATTTTGGCATCGCTCGGGATCTCTCCCATGCTCCGCTTGCGCTCGAATTCGCCGCGGAATTCTTCGAGTTCGTCCTTCACGTCGATGAGCGCGGTTTGGCTGAGCCGGTCGATGAACATGACGCCGTCGAGATGGTCGTTCTCATGTTGCACGACCCGCGCGAAGAGCCCTTCGGCAGCGTATGTCGCCGCTTGCCCCGACAGGTTGTACGCGGTGACGTGGATATGGCTCGGCCGCCGGACCGGCGCATAGAGCTTCGGCAAACTGAGGCACCCCTCTTCGGCCTCTTCGCTTCCCTTCGGCTTACTGAGCACGGGATTGATGAAGACGAATTCTTGTTCGGTCTCGCGCGAGTCGCCGGTCTCGTTGACGACGAACAGTCGATACGGCAGCCCGACTTGCGGCGCGGCCAAGCCGATCCCCTTTTGCTCGTACATCGCGTCGAACATTTCGCGAATGATCGTTCGCAATTCGGCATCGACGCGCGTCAGCGGCTTTGCCGGCCGCAGCAAGGTGGGGTGAGGATATTTAAGAACTTGCAAGAATCGAAACTCCGACGGACGGGACGCGGCGATCAAAAGGAAACCGCGAATTATAAGGAAGCGTTGCGGTTCGCAGTAGGCGGAAGCATGCTTCGGCGGCCGACAAGGCGTGTCCGTTTTCATCGCCTCGCGTTGACTCTCATGCGGCAAGCGGCCTAGAATTGCGCAACGAATCTCGCAATTCCTTTCCATAGAACGGGTTGCGCAACGACACACCACCTCGCAAGCGTTTTTCCGCGTGTCCCGAACCTCAACTCCAAACCTACCGCTGCCGACCGCCGACGCCGCCTCGGCCCGATCATCCAATGATCCGGTTCGTCGTTGGGTGGTGATGCTGGAGACCTGGGGACTTTCCGTCCTATTCCACGTCTCGCTCATCGTCGTGCTTGGGCTTTCGTGGAAAGCGACGACAAAGCCCGCCGGTGCGGCACCGGAGATTCTCCGCACCGTCGAACTTGTGGCGAAGCGCGAGTCTGCCGAGGGACCGGTCTACGTCGATCGTGCAGCGGCCGAAGCGCAAGCGGCTGCCGCGGCAGCGAACCCGTCCCCCGTCAATGTTCAGCAACTCTTAGGGGGCGGCGGAATGCAGTCGCCGGTCGACATCGGCTCGGCTCTGCCGAAAGCGGCCGACGTCGCAGGCCTCGGGCTCGGTAGCGGCCCGCCGATGTTGGGTGGCGGCAACTTATTGGATGGCCCCTCGGCCAAGACTTTTCCGGCCGGCGGCAAGGCTCGCACCAAGGTCTACGGCCTAAACGGCGAAGGGTGGAAATTCGTCTACGTGTTCGATCGCTCGGGCAGCATGGGAGGCTCCGGCAATCGAGCGTTGAACTCCGCCAAGAACGAGCTGCTGAAAAGCATCGCCGACCTCGGTGAGACGCATCAGTTTCAAATCATCTTCTACAACGAACAACCGACGATCATGAAGTTCAACGATTCGTCTCAACTGATGTTCGGCAACGATGCCAACAAGAAGCAGG contains:
- the fmt gene encoding methionyl-tRNA formyltransferase; its protein translation is MTISNTTSAAALRIVFMGTGPFAVPSLEAMLSDEVRAKGHEVVALVTQPARTARGNRAPPPSPMRAVAESRGTPILDPESINTDESRTQLRELRPDLFIVADYGQILSNATLDTARLGGINLHGSLLPKYRGAAPINWAIFHGDAETGVTVIQMSSKVDAGACLMQAKLAIDPEENAVELEHRLAALGAPLVVEIVERLAVGAVQPLVQDSALATPARRLRKTDGEVDWSRTALQIKNQIRALEPWPRTATHWLRAGVEPLRVILCRAAIRESTSAAGDAAATQGVVTEVSKEEFVIATGEGLLVVQELQPAGKRSMPAGEFLRGYQVKVGEKFGPAPAIS
- the def gene encoding peptide deformylase is translated as MKTDTPCRPPKHASAYCEPQRFLIIRGFLLIAASRPSEFRFLQVLKYPHPTLLRPAKPLTRVDAELRTIIREMFDAMYEQKGIGLAAPQVGLPYRLFVVNETGDSRETEQEFVFINPVLSKPKGSEEAEEGCLSLPKLYAPVRRPSHIHVTAYNLSGQAATYAAEGLFARVVQHENDHLDGVMFIDRLSQTALIDVKDELEEFRGEFERKRSMGEIPSDAKIFAHLAELEKLRT